A genomic window from Planctomycetota bacterium includes:
- a CDS encoding pseudouridine synthase, protein MPAERIQKLLANAGIASRRAVEAMVLEGRVRHNGQVVRELPVMVDPETDTVDVDGEPVKLGGTKRRRVYVLMHKPTGYVCTNVGQQTALGPQRLAIDLLPPGFRKRVYPVGRLDAESTGLLLLTDDGPLTQKLTHPKFGVPKVYRVVCDGLVDAKILSELEQGVRLADRDGKHYVAKVHSAKIHRRGRDRSILDLTLKGGRNRQIRRALAKFDHKVRKLQRIRFGPIKLDKLKPGESRLLTPAEVKALKRAVGIWV, encoded by the coding sequence ATGCCCGCCGAGCGCATCCAAAAACTCCTCGCCAATGCCGGCATCGCTTCGCGGCGTGCCGTCGAGGCGATGGTGCTTGAAGGGCGTGTGCGCCACAACGGGCAGGTCGTGCGCGAGCTACCGGTCATGGTCGATCCCGAGACCGACACGGTCGACGTCGACGGCGAGCCGGTGAAGCTCGGCGGGACCAAACGCCGACGCGTCTACGTGCTGATGCACAAACCGACCGGCTACGTCTGCACCAACGTGGGCCAACAGACCGCGCTGGGCCCGCAGCGCCTCGCGATCGATCTGTTGCCGCCGGGCTTTCGCAAACGTGTCTACCCCGTCGGCCGGCTCGACGCCGAATCGACCGGCCTGCTCCTGCTCACCGACGACGGCCCGCTCACGCAAAAACTCACGCATCCCAAGTTCGGCGTGCCCAAGGTCTACCGAGTCGTCTGCGACGGACTCGTCGACGCCAAGATCCTTTCCGAACTCGAGCAGGGCGTGCGCCTCGCCGACCGCGACGGGAAGCACTACGTCGCGAAGGTGCACTCGGCGAAGATTCATCGACGCGGGCGTGATCGGAGCATTCTCGACCTCACGCTCAAGGGCGGCCGCAACCGACAGATCCGCCGCGCTCTGGCCAAGTTCGACCACAAGGTCCGCAAGCTCCAACGCATCCGCTTCGGCCCGATCAAACTCGACAAGCTCAAGCCTGGCGAATCTCGCCTGCTCACCCCCGCCGAGGTCAAAGCGCTCAAGCGAGCCGTCGGCATCTGGGTGTAA
- a CDS encoding ATP-binding protein, whose product MIHTTAELLEMDFGNPIEATDMLVHKGCAMLGMPTGIVARQAGTRDRGCEVVIAHGNARIAGLDGLLDAVLDACTNAGGPIAVAGTSEMPGGLDTICEAGGVRSLIAAPVTVDGKHWGLVLFASEQPRTSGWTDADRSYIRVLASLCRLFHVQVLDAIQQRDKASHDLRLILDHVPSLVFFKDDKNTILQTNKAAADSLGLKPEEVAGRPAEDFYDHADLYLADDLEILRSGEPKLGYIEPYSSADGLRYIQTDKIPVATGPGEPNRILAIATDITDRVLADEKRLRYEDALRAAKSAAELADQAKSAFLANMSHEIRTPMTAILGYAELLLDPMLDDAERSNSIENIRRNGGHLLGLINDILDLSKIEAGQLQTESLPIRVTDLIDDVVATIGPKAREKGLSIDVRATTPIPETFHTDPLRLRQIVLNLANNAVKFTEHGGVTIELSCDASDADHARLGIAVSDTGIGMSPDQLEKLFTPFQQADRSTTRKFGGTGLGLAISRHLARHLHGDIDVTSDAGVGTTVTLHLDIGASAALDMTDYNPTANAISNHTPDGQPIAPVGKPLNGVRILLAEDGLDNQRIINAFLTSAGAAVTIVENGQLAVDAVLEGRRASDDTEPFDAILMDMQMPVLDGYGASNTLRHHDFERPIIALTAHAMVDEPSRCMLAGCDLYLSKPIDRNTLVNSVADIIAEYRNRQPAGAPNALISPAPVDDLATGKPIQAITSPMEHDPDLAPVLRAFVERLPQIATDLHLTLVASDYTTLHRLTHQLKGAGGSYQLPQITTAAERLSHIAEARPAPDVLETAVNELISVLRRVKGFDDTGCKCAAA is encoded by the coding sequence ATGATTCACACGACGGCCGAGCTGCTGGAGATGGACTTCGGCAACCCGATCGAAGCCACCGACATGTTGGTGCACAAGGGCTGCGCGATGCTCGGCATGCCCACGGGCATCGTCGCGCGGCAGGCCGGCACCCGAGACCGCGGGTGTGAGGTGGTAATCGCGCATGGCAACGCACGCATCGCGGGCCTGGACGGGCTGCTCGATGCGGTGCTTGATGCATGCACCAACGCCGGCGGACCGATCGCAGTCGCCGGCACCAGCGAAATGCCCGGTGGGCTCGACACGATTTGTGAAGCCGGCGGGGTCCGCAGCCTCATCGCCGCTCCGGTTACGGTCGACGGTAAGCACTGGGGGTTGGTTCTCTTTGCTTCCGAGCAACCCCGTACGTCCGGCTGGACCGACGCGGATCGCTCGTACATACGCGTACTCGCCTCGCTGTGCCGGCTGTTCCATGTGCAGGTGCTCGACGCGATCCAACAGCGCGACAAAGCGTCGCACGACCTGCGGCTAATCCTCGATCACGTGCCATCGTTGGTGTTCTTCAAGGACGACAAGAACACGATCCTGCAGACGAACAAAGCGGCGGCGGACAGCCTCGGGCTCAAGCCCGAAGAAGTCGCGGGCCGGCCGGCCGAGGACTTTTACGACCACGCCGACCTGTACCTCGCCGACGACCTGGAAATCTTGCGCAGCGGCGAGCCGAAGCTCGGCTACATCGAGCCGTACTCGAGCGCGGACGGGCTGCGATACATCCAAACGGACAAGATCCCCGTGGCGACCGGGCCGGGGGAGCCGAACCGAATCCTGGCAATCGCGACGGACATCACCGACCGCGTACTCGCCGATGAGAAACGACTGCGCTACGAGGACGCATTGCGGGCGGCCAAGTCGGCGGCGGAGTTGGCGGACCAAGCCAAGAGCGCTTTCCTGGCCAACATGAGCCACGAGATCCGCACGCCGATGACCGCCATCCTCGGCTACGCGGAGTTGCTGCTCGACCCAATGCTGGACGACGCCGAGCGAAGCAACTCGATCGAGAACATCCGCCGCAACGGCGGCCACTTGCTCGGATTGATCAACGACATCCTCGACCTGTCCAAGATCGAAGCGGGACAACTTCAAACCGAATCACTACCGATCCGCGTTACAGATTTGATCGATGACGTCGTTGCAACGATCGGCCCCAAGGCACGCGAAAAAGGTCTGTCGATCGATGTCCGGGCCACGACTCCGATCCCCGAGACGTTCCACACCGACCCGCTACGCCTGCGACAGATCGTGTTGAACCTGGCCAACAACGCCGTGAAGTTCACCGAGCATGGCGGCGTCACGATCGAGCTCTCGTGCGACGCCTCCGACGCGGACCATGCCCGACTCGGGATCGCCGTGAGCGACACCGGCATCGGCATGTCGCCCGACCAACTCGAAAAGCTATTCACCCCGTTCCAACAGGCGGATCGGTCGACGACCCGCAAGTTCGGCGGTACCGGGCTGGGGCTGGCCATCAGCCGGCACCTGGCCCGACACCTCCATGGTGATATTGACGTGACCTCCGACGCCGGTGTCGGCACGACCGTAACCCTACACCTCGACATCGGCGCCTCCGCCGCACTCGACATGACCGACTACAACCCCACCGCCAACGCGATCTCGAACCACACGCCCGATGGCCAACCGATCGCCCCGGTCGGCAAGCCGCTCAACGGCGTCCGCATTCTCTTGGCCGAAGACGGTCTCGACAACCAGCGGATCATCAACGCGTTCCTCACTTCCGCCGGCGCGGCGGTGACGATCGTCGAGAACGGTCAACTCGCGGTCGATGCCGTACTCGAAGGTCGGCGGGCGAGCGACGATACCGAGCCGTTCGACGCGATCCTCATGGACATGCAGATGCCGGTGCTCGACGGCTATGGCGCGAGCAACACACTGCGACATCACGACTTCGAGCGGCCCATCATCGCGCTCACCGCTCACGCCATGGTCGACGAGCCATCGCGGTGCATGCTCGCGGGCTGTGACCTGTATCTGAGCAAGCCGATCGACCGCAACACGCTGGTCAATTCCGTTGCCGACATCATCGCCGAGTACCGCAACCGCCAGCCGGCGGGCGCGCCCAACGCGCTGATCTCACCGGCGCCCGTTGACGATCTCGCCACGGGTAAGCCGATCCAAGCCATCACCAGTCCGATGGAGCACGACCCGGACCTGGCCCCGGTGCTAAGGGCGTTCGTGGAGCGGTTGCCGCAGATCGCGACCGACCTGCACCTGACGCTCGTCGCCAGCGATTACACGACGCTCCACCGGCTGACCCACCAGCTCAAAGGGGCCGGCGGCTCCTACCAACTGCCGCAGATCACCACCGCCGCCGAACGGCTCAGCCACATCGCCGAAGCCCGTCCCGCCCCGGACGTCCTCGAGACCGCCGTCAACGAACTCATCAGCGTCCTGCGCCGCGTCAAGGGCTTCGACGACACCGGATGCAAATGCGCGGCGGCTTAA
- a CDS encoding HNH endonuclease signature motif containing protein — translation MKRTALQRTTPLKRGTSQLTRRTKLRPMSAKREAERLIRKAVRVRVLARDKGRCQLRVVGVCTSHAVDVHEVRPRGRGGDYLDPDNCVAACRACHDHVHNNPAESLAAGRLASGHVGAGGEYDLDGWITAYSITEAWPDWAPRPAEVQS, via the coding sequence GTGAAGCGCACCGCCCTCCAACGCACGACACCGCTCAAGCGCGGAACGTCCCAACTCACCCGCCGCACCAAGCTCCGCCCGATGTCGGCCAAGCGTGAGGCCGAGCGGTTGATCCGCAAGGCCGTCCGCGTCCGCGTGCTCGCACGGGACAAGGGCCGGTGCCAGCTCCGCGTGGTGGGCGTATGCACAAGCCACGCGGTCGACGTCCATGAGGTCCGCCCGCGCGGTCGGGGCGGGGACTACCTCGACCCGGACAACTGCGTCGCGGCTTGCCGGGCCTGCCATGACCACGTCCACAACAACCCTGCCGAGTCGCTGGCCGCGGGACGGCTGGCGAGTGGGCACGTTGGTGCTGGAGGTGAGTACGACCTCGACGGCTGGATCACTGCCTACAGCATCACCGAAGCGTGGCCCGATTGGGCACCACGTCCCGCGGAGGTGCAGTCGTGA